From a single Nicotiana tomentosiformis chromosome 2, ASM39032v3, whole genome shotgun sequence genomic region:
- the LOC104093970 gene encoding peamaclein-like: MKLAMITLLIVSLVLTSSFLQSSVAYDDPSSCDSKCAVRCGKAGIAKRCLTYCGICCNKCNCVPSGNYGNKSECPCYRDMLNSKGKSKCP; encoded by the exons ATGAAGCTTGCCATGATTACTTTGTTAATTGTTTCACTTGTTCTGACTTCTTCTTTCCTTCAGTCATCCGTGGCCTATGACGACCCAA GTTCATGCGATTCTAAGTGCGCAGTGAGGTGTGGGAAAGCAGGAATAGCAAAACGTTGCTTGACCTACTGTGGAATATGCTGCAATAAGTGCAACTGTGTCCCTTCTGGAAACTATGGAAACAAGTCGGAATGCCCTTGTTATAGAGACATGCTCAACTCCAAGGGCAAATCCAAGTGCCCATGA